One Marasmius oreades isolate 03SP1 chromosome 2, whole genome shotgun sequence DNA segment encodes these proteins:
- a CDS encoding uncharacterized protein (MEROPS:MER0033241), with protein MLFETKMLGRALAFYALTYAVVRSRTASATITGRPAQSVSLLFENDADWERFGDHASALLFHEPATIEDSKAICKENNETLFDIQNLPEIVNYLSYFHFTGDISQSERFWAASKGNTCITTPLVHSTCIKTSSSNAKHPFLCTNSAPHTTAVDTDFSSSPKTDVIANGAVFTGTRDHLTFRFMGIPYAQAPTGSLRFRHAQTWKGMSVDATALKPGCLQFGSFENNDLGLNPWGISEDCLYLNIYTPHIPPESRTEKSPKLKPVLLWIHGGANTGGLGSDLTFDGGPLVSRTDTVVVTINYRLNIFGFLSLNDGVITGNYALSDKIAALQWVKDNIAAFGGDPGQVTIFGQSAGGWSIIDLVRSPKAKGLFHGAISQSGGASTFSTAEQAASTVAPVLAQFCDGTGTERLECLQALPAETLLNVTRSTLPSWPSVQDGVYIVDSTVHQIGEGAGAVNSVPFLVGFMPDEGQSLLQMAIAPNDTDFNLTLTKGVGVSLAKDVLASGLWEITDTFTPYNATVNVAGNSFLTCPAEQMITAAARSSAFPALYVYVMRHGYALSFFDPYNLCTFPVGHPQPSYLCHSADLYEVFGTYHIFSQPVRVVKDIHYTALVQDLWGAFAKSGNPNPDKNYLRARGSAYKSTLIALESGDGWVWPQFTGKGNQELVASLDYPGLAIDGEMPDERNGRCAFLLQEDT; from the exons ATGTTGTTTGAAACCAAGATGCTTGGCCGTGCGCTGGCGTTTTACGCCCTTACCTATGCTGTTGTTCGATCGAGAACTGCGTCGGCAACCATCACTGGACGACCAGCACAGTCTGTGTCTTTACTATTCGAGAATGACGCTGATTGGGAG CGATTTGGTGACCATGCCAGCGCGTTATTATTCCATGAACCAGCCACCATCGAAGATTCAAAGGCAATATGCAAGGAAAACAACGAGACGTTGTTCGATATTCAAAATCTACCAGA GATCGTGAACTATCTCTCCTACTTCCACTTCACTGGCGACATTTCTCAGAGCGAACGGTTTTGGGCAGCTTCCAAAGGGAACACATGCATTACAACACCTCTTGTGCATTCCACCTGCATCAAGACATCGAGCTCGAACGCCAAACACCCATTCCTCTGTACAAACTCTGCTCCTCACACTACTGCAGTGGACACCGATttttcctcctctccaaAAACTGACGTCATTGCAAACGGCGCAGTATTTACTGG TACTCGTGACCATTTGACTTTTCGATTCATGGGAATCCCCTACGCTCAAGCTCCAACCGGCAGCCTTCGTTTCAGACACGCTCAAACATGGAAAGGAATGAGCGTCGATGCTACAGCCC TCAAACCAGGGTGTCTTCAATTTGGTTCCTTCGAGAATAACGATCTCGGTTTGAATCCTTGGGGTATAAGTGAAGACTG TTTATATTTAAACATCTACACCCCTCACATACCGCCGGAATCACGCACTGAGAAATCACCGAAATTGAAACCTGTTCTCCTCTGGATTCATGGTGGGGCTAACACAGGGGGCCTTGGTTCTGATCTGACCTTCGATGGTGGCCCTCTGGTATCCAGAACTGACACTGTAGTAGTCACCATCAACTACCGACTCAACATTTTCGGTTTCCTCTCGCTCAATGATGGGGTTATTACCGGCAACTATGCATTATCTGACAAAATTGCTGCACTGCAGTGGGTGAAGGATAACATCGCCGCGTTCGGTGGTGATCCGGGGCAAGTGACAATTTTTGGGCAGTCAGCGGGCGGCTGGTCAATAATCGACCTAGTGAGAAGCCCCAAGGCAAAGGGACTCTTTCATGGAGCCATTTCTCAATCAGGTGGAGCCAGTACTTTTTCCACAGCAGAACAAGCCGCCAGTACTGTAG CTCCAGTACTTGCTCAATTCTGTGATGGCACGGGCACTGAAAGATTGGAATGTCTCCAAGCACTTCCTGCGGAGACTCTACTTAACGTCACTCGGAGTACTTTACCATCATGGCCATCGGTACAAGATGGTGTCTATATCGTTGATTCCACGGTCCATCAGATTGGTGaaggtgctggtgctgtgAACAGTGTTCCATTTCTGGTGGGCTTTATGCCAGATGAAGGTCAATC GCTGTTACAGATGGCCATTGCTCCCAATGACACTGACTTCAACCTGACACTAACAAAAGGGGTGGGAGTAAGTCTTGCAAAGGATGTTCTGGCATCTGGTTTATGGGAAATTACTGATACATTCACCCCTT ACAATGCTACTGTCAATGTTGCTGGCAACAGCTTCCTTACGTGCCCTGCAGAACAGATGATCACTGCTGCTGCAAGATCTTCTGCCTTTCCAGCCTT ATATGTCTATGTTATGAGACATGGCTATGCGCTCTCATTCTTTGACCCATACAATCTGTGCACCTTCCCAGTTGGACACCCTCAACCATCTTATCTCTGTCATTCTGCAGATCTCTATGAAGTCTTTGGGACTTACCACATCTTTTCACAACCTGTCCGAGTTGTAAAGGACATCCATTACACTGCACTTGTTCAGGATCTGTGGGGTGCTTTTGCCAAATCTGGGAATCCAAATCCAGACAAGAATTATCTTAGGGCTCGGGGGTCAGCATACAAGAGTACCCTGATAGCCCTTGAAAGTGGTGATGGATGGGTATGGCCACAGTTCACTGGTAAGGGAAACCAGGAGTTGGTAGCTTCACTTGATTACCCTGGGTTGGCTATTGATGGTGAGATGCCAGATGAAAGGAATGGGAGGTGTGCATTTTTGTTGCAAGAGGATACATGA